In Zingiber officinale cultivar Zhangliang chromosome 8B, Zo_v1.1, whole genome shotgun sequence, a single genomic region encodes these proteins:
- the LOC122014965 gene encoding SH3 domain-containing protein 2-like isoform X2, with amino-acid sequence MEAIRKQASKLREQVAKQQQAVFKQITGRFGHDFSLVDESELQCHQKLQTLNASTKAAKRLQRDIVRGVEAYIAISSKQVEIVKKLAEDCCKYGTEYQDFGYPLANATLDFGTSHILMEKERNNLLRMLGDQVYEPIRTMIMGAPLEDARFLTYRYERIRQDAEAQTAEVVRRQLKFKEVGATADVSAKLQNAESKLSELKTTLSALGREATAAMMAVESEQQQITFKGLLTMVEAERTYHHNVADILDKLHDEMVQTKENNELLRHTATSEPVQSQSGKEDFKTSWSHSDPETQTATTDSQTAMEDFNTRHYPDEVKKEAAKTEVVESRAGTEDFKTSQPHHESLTHTTITKTVQSQTGKENCNTSRSEGESVTQTLPSNIDSQNEAMTQDTITETMQTQTKDRDPKKIKPGDPAVNGQHPMYFVAQVIHPFDAQTDGELNLSVDDYVVVRQVHRHQETG; translated from the exons ATGGAAGCCATCCGTAAGCAGGCCAGTAAGCTGAGAGAGCAGGTGGCCAAGCAACAACAG GCCGTCTTTAAGCAAATTACTGGACGTTTTGGTCATGATTTTTCTCTTGTTGATGAATCTGAACTTCAATGTCACCAAAAACTTCAGACACTAAACGCTTCTACAAAAGCAGCAAAG CGCCTTCAACGGGATATAGTGCGTGGTGTAGAGGCATATATTGCTATAAGTTCTAAGCAGGTGGAAATAG TAAAAAAGCTAGCTGAAGATTGTTGCAAATATGGAACTGAGTATCAAGATTTTGGTTATCCTCTTGCCAATGCTACTCTAGACTTTGGCACTTCTCACATTCTAATGGAGAAAGAGAGGAATAATCTTCTTAGAATGCTAGGAGATCAG GTTTATGAGCCAATTCGAACAATGATAATGGGTGCTCCTCTGGAGGATGCTCGCTTTTTAACTTATCGATATGAACGTATTAGACAAGATGCAGAAGCACAG ACAGCTGAAGTTGTTAGACGTCAGTTGAagttcaaggaagttggtgcaacagCAGATGTTTCTGCCAAACTACAAAATGCAGAATCAAAGTTATCAGAACTCAAGACTACTCTGTCAGCATTAGGCAGAGAAGCAACTGCAGCTATGATGGCTGTGGAGTCTGAACAACAACAGATTACTTTTAAGGGACTTCTCACAATG gttgaagctgagAGAACGTACCATCACAATGTTGCTGATATTCTTGATAAGCTCCACGATGAG ATGGTTCAAACCAAGGAAAATAATGAGTTACTGAGGCATACAGCAACAAGTGAACCAGTGCAATCTCAAAGTGGAAAGGAAGATTTCAAGACAAGTTGGTCTCATAGCGACCCAGAGACCCAGACTGCAACAACTGATTCTCAAACAGCGATGGAAGATTTCAACACAAGACATTATCCTGATGAGGTAAAGAAAGAAGCTGCAAAAACTGAGGTGGTAGAATCTCGAGCAGGAACGGAAGATTTCAAGACCAGCCAGCCTCATCACGAGTCTTTAACACACACAACAATAACTAAGACAGTGCAATCTCAAACAGGAAAGGAAAATTGCAATACAAGTCGATCTGAGGGCGAGTCTGTAACACAGACTCTTCCCTCAAACATTGATTCTCAAAATGAGGCTATGACACAGGATACAATAACTGAGACCATGCAAACACAAACCAAAGACAGAgatccaaaaaaaataaaacctggTGATCCTGCTGTGAATGGTCAGCATCCAATGTATTTTGTTGCACAA GTTATTCACCCATTTGATGCACAAACTGATGGAGAGCTAAATTTATCTGTGGATGACTATGTTGTAGTGCGCCAGGTACATCGTCACCAAGAGACAGGCTAA
- the LOC122017222 gene encoding external alternative NAD(P)H-ubiquinone oxidoreductase B3, mitochondrial-like yields the protein MRFAAAFEAASQAIRRRPKFSRLLVICAIGAGGILAYADAKSDHSFDTPGTTNKKKLVVLGTGWAGTSFLRNLDTSQYDVQVVSPRNYFLFTPLLPSVTCGTIEPRSIAEPIRNIMQKKGEKIQFWEAECDKIDPMNKKVLCRSNVCTNSDGKGEFALDYDYLVLALGAKPNTFNTPGVVENCHFLKEIEDTQRIRRSVMNCFERACLPGLSDEEKRNNLHFVIVGGGPTGVEFAAELHDFVTEDLAKLYPTVKDLVKISVIEAGEHILTMFDKRITEFAEEKFQRDGIDLKTNFKVVKVTDKDITMTNGSTGEVSVPYGMVVWSTGIGTRPVILDFMKQVQQADRRVLATDEWLRVPNCDGVYALGDCATISQRKVMEDIAAIFRVADKDYSGTLTVKAIKDVLKDICERYPQVELYLKSQHMKDFVDLFTDENGNALKQSKELDIEVFKKAVARVDSQVKMLPATAQVAAQQGDYLAKCFNKMKICEEQPEGPLRIRGSGRHRFHPFRYRHLGQFAPLGGEQTAAQLPGDWVSIGHSTQWLWYSVYASKQVTWRTRFLVISDWTRKFIYGRDSSCM from the exons ATGCGGTTCGCAGCTGCCTTCGAAGCGGCGTCACAAGCGATTCGACGCCGCCCTAAGTTCTCCCGACTCCTCGTCATATGTGCTATCGG TGCTGGTGGAATATTAGCATATGCTGATGCAAAGTCGGATCATAGTTTTGATACACCCGGAACAACAAACAAAAAAAAGTTGGTTGTCCTTGGAACTGGTTGGGCTGGCACTAGCTTCTTGAGAAATTTAGATACCTCTCAATATGATGTCCAAGTGGTATCACCTCGTAACTACTTTCTATTCACTCCTCTATTACCAAGTGTCACTTGTGGGACTATTGAACCACGCAGTATTGCAGAGCCTATTCGCAATATCATGCAAAAG AAAGGTGAAAAAATTCAATTTTGGGAAGCTGAGTGTGATAAGATTGATCCAATGAACAAGAAAGTTCTCTGCCGATCCAATGTTTGCACAAACTCAGATGGGAAAGGGGAATTTGCTCTAGATTATGATTACTTGGTTCTTGCACTAGGAGCAAAGCCGAATACCTTCAACACTCCTGGTGTGGTGGAGAACTGTCATTTCCTTAAG GAAATAGAGGATACACAGAGAATCAGGAGGAGCGTGATGAATTGCTTTGAGAGAGCATGCCTTCCAGGCCTCAGTgatgaagagaaaagaaataacctCCATTTTGTCATTGTTGGTGGGGGTCCCACTGGCGTAGAATTTGCAGCAGAATTGCATGACTTTGTGACTGAAGATTTGGCCAAGTTGTATCCCACTGTTAAAGATTTGGTGAAAATTTCAGTAATTGAGGCCGGGGAGCATATTTTGACAAT GTTCGACAAAAGGATAACTGAATTTGCCGAAGAGAAGTTCCAAAGGGATGGTATTGATTTGAAAACCAATTTCAAGGTTGTCAAGGTAACGGATAAGGACATCACTATGACTAATGGATCGACCGGAGAGGTTTCAGTTCCCTATGGAATGGTTGTTTGGTCTACTGGTATTGGAACTCGTCCAGTGATACTggattttatgaaacaagttcaGCAG GCTGATAGACGAGTATTAGCAACTGATGAATGGTTGAGAGTCCCAAATTGTGATGGTGTCTATGCTCTTGGGGACTGTGCAACAATAAGTCAGAGAAAAGTCATG GAAGACATCGCAGCAATTTTTAGAGTTGCAGACAAGGATTATTCTGGTACTTTAACCGTTAAAGCTATCAAAGACGTACTGAAGGATATCTGTGAGAGGTACCCTCAAGTGGAGCTTTACCTGAAGAGCCAGCATATGAAGGATTTTGTTGATCTATTTACGGATGAAAATGGCAATGCTCTCAAACAATCCAAAGAATTGGATATAGAAGTGTTCAAGAAAGCTGTTGCCCGTGTGGATTCACAGGTTAAGATGCTACCTGCTACAGCTCAG GTGGCTGCACAGCAAGGCGACTATCTTGCTAAGTGTTTTAACAAGATGAAAATCTGCGAGGAGCAACCTGAAGGTCCTCTTCGTATAAGGGGGTCAGGTCGTCATAGATTCCATCCGTTTAG ATATCGGCATTTGGGGCAATTTGCTCCTTTGGGTGGAGAGCAAACGGCTGCACAGCTGCCTGGAGACTGGGTTTCTATTGGCCACAGCACACAGTGGCTTTGGTACTCTGTGTATGCAAG TAAGCAAGTGACTTGGCGCACGAGGTTTCTTGTGATATCTGATTGGACGAGGAAGTTTATATATGGAAGAGACTCCAGCTGTATGTAA
- the LOC122014965 gene encoding SH3 domain-containing protein 2-like isoform X1 has product MEAIRKQASKLREQVAKQQQAVFKQITGRFGHDFSLVDESELQCHQKLQTLNASTKAAKRLQRDIVRGVEAYIAISSKQVEIVKKLAEDCCKYGTEYQDFGYPLANATLDFGTSHILMEKERNNLLRMLGDQVYEPIRTMIMGAPLEDARFLTYRYERIRQDAEAQTAEVVRRQLKFKEVGATADVSAKLQNAESKLSELKTTLSALGREATAAMMAVESEQQQITFKGLLTMVEAERTYHHNVADILDKLHDEMVQTKENNELLRHTATSEPVQSQSGKEDFKTSWSHSDPETQTATTDSQTAMEDFNTRHYPDEVKKEAAKTEVVESRAGTEDFKTSQPHHESLTHTTITKTVQSQTGKENCNTSRSEGESVTQTLPSNIDSQNEAMTQDTITETMQTQTKDRDPKKIKPGDPAVNGQHPMYFVAQVIHPFDAQTDGELNLSVDDYVVVRQVAPNGWSEGECKGKAGWFPSAYVERRDKAPASKVMDTHLLT; this is encoded by the exons ATGGAAGCCATCCGTAAGCAGGCCAGTAAGCTGAGAGAGCAGGTGGCCAAGCAACAACAG GCCGTCTTTAAGCAAATTACTGGACGTTTTGGTCATGATTTTTCTCTTGTTGATGAATCTGAACTTCAATGTCACCAAAAACTTCAGACACTAAACGCTTCTACAAAAGCAGCAAAG CGCCTTCAACGGGATATAGTGCGTGGTGTAGAGGCATATATTGCTATAAGTTCTAAGCAGGTGGAAATAG TAAAAAAGCTAGCTGAAGATTGTTGCAAATATGGAACTGAGTATCAAGATTTTGGTTATCCTCTTGCCAATGCTACTCTAGACTTTGGCACTTCTCACATTCTAATGGAGAAAGAGAGGAATAATCTTCTTAGAATGCTAGGAGATCAG GTTTATGAGCCAATTCGAACAATGATAATGGGTGCTCCTCTGGAGGATGCTCGCTTTTTAACTTATCGATATGAACGTATTAGACAAGATGCAGAAGCACAG ACAGCTGAAGTTGTTAGACGTCAGTTGAagttcaaggaagttggtgcaacagCAGATGTTTCTGCCAAACTACAAAATGCAGAATCAAAGTTATCAGAACTCAAGACTACTCTGTCAGCATTAGGCAGAGAAGCAACTGCAGCTATGATGGCTGTGGAGTCTGAACAACAACAGATTACTTTTAAGGGACTTCTCACAATG gttgaagctgagAGAACGTACCATCACAATGTTGCTGATATTCTTGATAAGCTCCACGATGAG ATGGTTCAAACCAAGGAAAATAATGAGTTACTGAGGCATACAGCAACAAGTGAACCAGTGCAATCTCAAAGTGGAAAGGAAGATTTCAAGACAAGTTGGTCTCATAGCGACCCAGAGACCCAGACTGCAACAACTGATTCTCAAACAGCGATGGAAGATTTCAACACAAGACATTATCCTGATGAGGTAAAGAAAGAAGCTGCAAAAACTGAGGTGGTAGAATCTCGAGCAGGAACGGAAGATTTCAAGACCAGCCAGCCTCATCACGAGTCTTTAACACACACAACAATAACTAAGACAGTGCAATCTCAAACAGGAAAGGAAAATTGCAATACAAGTCGATCTGAGGGCGAGTCTGTAACACAGACTCTTCCCTCAAACATTGATTCTCAAAATGAGGCTATGACACAGGATACAATAACTGAGACCATGCAAACACAAACCAAAGACAGAgatccaaaaaaaataaaacctggTGATCCTGCTGTGAATGGTCAGCATCCAATGTATTTTGTTGCACAA GTTATTCACCCATTTGATGCACAAACTGATGGAGAGCTAAATTTATCTGTGGATGACTATGTTGTAGTGCGCCAG GTAGCACCTAACGGGTGGTCCGAAGGTGAATGCAAAGGAAAAGCTGGGTGGTTTCCATCTGCTTATGTGGAGCGCCGAGACAAAGCACCGGCAAGCAAGGTGATGGATACTCACTTGCTTACTTGA